A genomic region of Gemmata massiliana contains the following coding sequences:
- a CDS encoding glycosyltransferase family 39 protein yields MELTKNVPIENRIQPTVKLMTVIETAPAPANRPASRVTAALVALVLLGGGARTASFLTDRNLWIDEAMLALNLVDRSPAQLFDKLDYNQGAPVAFLLAAKAGISAFGPSAWALRLVPFIASIVGLIAFSVVSRRLLSPGAAVFAAALFALSPHIVSYAGECKQYQSDATLAIGLFAVSLGLLEGKGGFWRWFALAVSGAAAVWCSHPSVFVLGGIGTALLVWAAIERDRARFLSASATVATWLVSFAICYVICLKQLGGNKYLTDYWAGHFMPLPPKGLGDVAWLVDHVVAFFVVPGGFGGLMVPLGGFAAVLALVGVREFARERWPLAVALVMPAVLVLFASSLHKYPIGGRLMLFMVPIGGLLVARGAWAAFDAMKDKNRFAAVALLGLLVGASAWQTWEVLQRPLRHEQLAPVLDRVRSEFQPGDRVYVYYGAGPAFTFYTRTQPFPADAVVMGEEHRDDSAGYLAEVKNLHGRVWVVFSHPHNYEETIIRTALDCRGPCEREVKKPGAGAFLYRLE; encoded by the coding sequence GTGGAATTAACAAAAAACGTACCAATCGAGAACCGAATTCAGCCCACCGTGAAGCTGATGACGGTTATCGAGACCGCCCCGGCTCCCGCGAACCGGCCCGCGTCGCGCGTGACGGCCGCGCTGGTCGCGCTCGTCCTTCTGGGCGGCGGGGCACGGACGGCGTCGTTCCTCACGGATCGGAATTTGTGGATCGACGAGGCGATGCTCGCGCTCAACCTCGTGGACCGTTCGCCGGCCCAACTCTTCGACAAACTCGACTACAACCAGGGGGCGCCGGTGGCGTTCCTGCTGGCCGCGAAAGCGGGCATTAGCGCGTTCGGACCGAGCGCCTGGGCGCTGCGGTTGGTGCCGTTCATCGCCTCGATTGTGGGGCTGATCGCGTTTTCCGTAGTGTCCCGGCGCCTGCTCTCTCCGGGAGCGGCCGTGTTCGCAGCGGCACTGTTCGCGCTGTCCCCGCACATCGTGAGCTACGCGGGCGAGTGCAAGCAGTACCAGAGCGACGCGACCCTGGCGATCGGGCTGTTCGCCGTGTCGCTGGGGCTGCTCGAAGGTAAAGGGGGCTTCTGGCGGTGGTTCGCGCTGGCCGTGTCCGGGGCCGCGGCTGTGTGGTGCTCGCACCCGTCGGTGTTCGTGCTCGGCGGGATCGGCACCGCGCTCCTGGTGTGGGCCGCGATCGAGCGCGACCGGGCGCGGTTCCTGTCTGCGAGTGCGACTGTTGCAACGTGGCTGGTGAGCTTCGCCATTTGCTACGTGATTTGCTTGAAACAACTGGGCGGGAACAAGTACCTGACCGACTACTGGGCGGGGCACTTCATGCCGCTCCCGCCGAAGGGTCTGGGCGACGTCGCGTGGCTCGTGGACCACGTGGTCGCGTTCTTCGTGGTCCCGGGCGGGTTCGGCGGGCTGATGGTGCCACTGGGCGGGTTCGCGGCCGTGCTCGCACTCGTTGGGGTGCGTGAGTTCGCACGCGAGCGCTGGCCCCTGGCCGTTGCCCTGGTAATGCCGGCTGTTCTGGTGCTGTTCGCGTCCAGCCTGCACAAGTACCCGATCGGCGGGCGGTTGATGCTGTTCATGGTCCCGATCGGGGGATTGCTCGTCGCACGCGGAGCGTGGGCCGCGTTCGACGCGATGAAGGACAAGAACCGCTTTGCCGCGGTTGCGCTCCTCGGGCTGCTGGTCGGGGCCAGCGCGTGGCAAACGTGGGAGGTGCTCCAACGGCCGCTCCGCCACGAACAACTGGCGCCCGTGCTCGATCGGGTGCGGAGCGAGTTCCAACCGGGCGATCGCGTGTACGTGTACTACGGGGCCGGTCCCGCGTTCACGTTCTACACCCGCACTCAACCGTTCCCCGCGGACGCTGTGGTGATGGGAGAGGAGCACCGGGACGATTCGGCCGGGTACCTCGCCGAAGTGAAGAACCTGCACGGGCGCGTGTGGGTCGTGTTCAGCCACCCGCACAATTACGAAGAGACGATCATCCGGACGGCGCTCGATTGCCGCGGGCCGTGTGAGCGCGAGGTGAAGAAGCCCGGCGCCGGGGCGTTCCTGTACCGCTTGGAGTGA
- a CDS encoding TolC family protein has translation MSRSRWFTRALAGVLTVSAAGGCKQQLFMDPADYKDAASLKLPASLESNPHGAIAPGQVDKLSGGTTTVIDFVRPPRHMTLRECVALALEQGNVGSQQPSNPGFKNEQAESFAGRSVSGTDSIKAFAIDPAIATAEIERSVSKFDARWITSMQWQKIDQPVAAQFLSFQQSRDAATFSSTLAKPLPTGGVAGITFSTDYSKFSQSSTTQTSLVNPNYTPRVQLTVEQPLLRLFGVEMNQLSPTHPGSLLLQGVQSTGVGTEGILLTRLRLDQTRANFDILVNYMLLNAEAAYWNLYASYYNLYAQEEGLRQAYEGYRYTYLRVEAGALRPQNLDQIQAQFERFRRQVYQARGTVLESERQLRGLIGLRSDDGVRLVPIDEPNLAPYKPDFQESANDAIAYRPDLLLARQDVKFRQLDLLLQKNLRRPDLRAFGQYDMAGLGTRLDGRAEDFGANGNTTPGNAFSNFIDNRFNSWTLGVRLDMPLGFRDANALVRQAQLNMAKSYIQLRDNELKAVEFLILQYRRVVQTHTEIAPARAEREALQRYVARIKAALLIEGPREQDFLSNLTVQQQLAAAIAAETQAVANYNIALAQFEWAKGTIQQYNNVSVGDGQLPPWVSKRAKDHIRERTEAAIKLRDQPVAPGGVAAGGHSVSQVGGTASLLQLPPFAEKRDPVPENLPAMPEPKNPNDPRPMPEPSRPGNAGSTPEYFQPGGRVQLPPLPSGRPSGANVPPVTGSGNASGGDYFRPTGRATVPEPTPYRPAVSGTGAPAIPSASSDSKPGDRATLPPLPDTSKPSGSIPSVPSGPAIPPTLPPLPGGQ, from the coding sequence ATGAGCCGGAGCCGATGGTTCACACGAGCGCTCGCCGGGGTGCTGACTGTTTCCGCCGCGGGGGGGTGTAAGCAGCAACTGTTTATGGACCCCGCGGACTACAAGGACGCGGCCTCGCTGAAGCTGCCCGCGTCGCTCGAATCGAACCCGCACGGCGCGATCGCGCCGGGGCAGGTCGACAAGCTGAGCGGTGGCACGACCACGGTGATCGACTTCGTGCGCCCGCCGCGGCACATGACGCTCCGCGAGTGCGTCGCCCTCGCGCTCGAACAGGGGAACGTGGGGAGCCAGCAGCCGAGCAACCCCGGGTTCAAGAACGAGCAGGCCGAGTCGTTCGCCGGGCGCAGCGTCAGCGGCACCGACTCGATCAAGGCGTTCGCCATCGACCCGGCCATCGCCACCGCGGAAATCGAGCGCTCGGTGAGCAAGTTCGACGCGCGCTGGATCACCTCGATGCAGTGGCAGAAGATCGACCAACCGGTCGCGGCCCAGTTCCTCTCGTTCCAGCAGTCCCGCGATGCGGCCACGTTCAGCAGCACGCTCGCCAAGCCGCTGCCCACGGGTGGTGTGGCCGGGATCACGTTCAGCACCGACTACTCGAAGTTCTCGCAGAGCTCCACGACCCAGACGTCGCTCGTCAACCCGAACTACACGCCGCGCGTGCAGCTCACGGTCGAGCAGCCGCTGCTGCGGCTGTTCGGGGTGGAAATGAACCAGCTCTCCCCGACGCACCCCGGGAGCCTCCTGCTCCAGGGCGTGCAGTCCACGGGGGTCGGGACCGAGGGCATCCTGCTCACGCGCCTGCGGCTCGACCAGACCCGGGCCAACTTCGACATCCTCGTCAACTACATGCTGCTGAACGCGGAGGCGGCGTACTGGAACCTGTACGCCTCGTACTACAACCTGTACGCCCAGGAAGAGGGGCTCCGGCAGGCGTATGAGGGGTACCGGTACACCTACCTCCGCGTCGAGGCGGGGGCCCTGCGGCCGCAGAACCTGGACCAGATCCAGGCCCAGTTCGAGCGGTTCCGGCGCCAGGTGTACCAGGCCCGCGGAACGGTGCTGGAGAGCGAGCGCCAGTTGCGCGGCCTCATCGGGCTGCGGAGCGACGACGGCGTGCGGCTCGTCCCCATCGACGAACCGAACCTCGCGCCCTACAAGCCGGACTTCCAGGAGTCGGCCAACGACGCCATCGCGTACCGCCCGGACCTGCTGCTCGCCCGCCAGGACGTGAAGTTCCGGCAGCTCGACCTGCTGCTCCAGAAGAACTTGCGGCGCCCCGACCTGCGGGCCTTCGGCCAGTACGACATGGCCGGCCTCGGGACGCGGCTCGACGGGCGCGCGGAGGACTTCGGCGCTAACGGGAACACGACCCCGGGCAACGCCTTCAGTAACTTCATCGACAACCGGTTCAACAGTTGGACCCTCGGGGTGCGGCTCGACATGCCGCTCGGGTTCCGCGACGCCAACGCTTTGGTGCGCCAGGCCCAGTTGAACATGGCCAAGAGCTACATCCAGCTCCGGGACAACGAACTGAAGGCCGTCGAGTTCCTGATCCTCCAGTACCGGCGCGTGGTCCAGACGCACACGGAAATCGCCCCGGCCCGGGCCGAGCGCGAGGCCCTTCAGCGGTACGTGGCCCGGATCAAGGCGGCCCTGTTGATCGAAGGCCCGCGCGAACAGGACTTCCTCAGTAACTTGACCGTGCAGCAACAGTTGGCGGCGGCGATCGCGGCCGAGACGCAGGCGGTGGCCAACTACAACATCGCCCTGGCCCAGTTCGAGTGGGCGAAGGGAACGATCCAGCAGTACAATAACGTGTCGGTCGGCGATGGCCAACTGCCGCCGTGGGTCTCCAAGCGGGCCAAGGACCACATCCGCGAGCGGACCGAAGCGGCCATCAAACTGCGCGACCAGCCGGTAGCCCCGGGCGGCGTCGCGGCCGGCGGGCACTCGGTCTCGCAAGTGGGCGGCACCGCGTCGCTGCTCCAGCTCCCGCCGTTCGCCGAGAAGCGCGACCCGGTACCGGAGAACCTGCCGGCGATGCCGGAACCGAAGAACCCGAACGACCCGCGCCCGATGCCGGAGCCTTCGCGCCCCGGGAACGCCGGTTCGACTCCGGAGTACTTCCAGCCGGGCGGCCGGGTCCAGCTCCCGCCGCTCCCGAGCGGCCGACCGAGCGGCGCCAACGTGCCCCCGGTGACCGGGAGCGGGAACGCCTCGGGTGGGGACTACTTCCGCCCCACCGGGCGGGCAACGGTTCCAGAACCGACGCCGTACCGCCCCGCGGTGAGCGGAACGGGGGCGCCCGCGATCCCGTCCGCGTCGAGCGACTCGAAACCGGGCGATCGCGCCACACTCCCGCCGCTGCCCGACACGAGCAAGCCCAGCGGATCGATCCCGTCGGTGCCGTCCGGCCCCGCGATCCCGCCGACGCTCCCGCCGCTACCGGGCGGCCAATAA
- a CDS encoding NAD(P)/FAD-dependent oxidoreductase — translation MRVDFLIIGQGLAGTTLAWRLLQRGRSVLIVDRESGHSSSRIAAGLITPATGKRIAKSWRWADLFPHAVAFYRSRESELGDRFFHQRPALRLFIDAQEQAEYQRRSGGLLLGLVEPATDINAEWYDAPLGGFSMPDAARLDVPRYLDACRTYFRARDVYRTADLSPHDLELTATGVRVPALSIEAQTVVFCRGFDAGTDPWFGSIKFNAAKGEILTVRVPGLAENRVIHRGIWLAPIGDEVFRVGATYTWEPLDSHPTAEGRAEIESRLRAFLRLPFEVLDHHAAVRPVIDAGLPVLGRHPEYPQLAYFNGLGSKGSLLAPFFADQFAAHLCGTGEIDPEVNVRKALHRL, via the coding sequence GTGCGCGTCGATTTCCTCATCATCGGGCAGGGTCTAGCCGGTACCACACTGGCCTGGCGTCTCCTCCAGCGCGGACGCAGCGTGCTCATCGTGGACCGCGAAAGCGGTCATTCGTCGTCGCGCATCGCGGCCGGGTTGATTACCCCCGCGACCGGCAAGCGCATCGCGAAGTCGTGGCGGTGGGCGGACCTGTTCCCCCACGCGGTCGCGTTCTATCGATCGCGCGAAAGTGAACTCGGCGACCGCTTCTTCCACCAGCGCCCGGCGTTACGCCTTTTCATCGACGCCCAAGAACAGGCCGAATACCAGCGCCGGTCCGGTGGTCTTCTGCTGGGGCTTGTGGAACCGGCAACCGACATCAACGCGGAGTGGTACGACGCGCCCCTCGGCGGGTTCTCGATGCCCGACGCAGCACGGCTCGACGTTCCGCGCTACCTCGACGCTTGCCGCACATACTTTCGCGCCCGGGACGTCTACCGCACCGCGGACCTCTCACCACACGACCTCGAACTCACGGCAACTGGTGTGCGGGTGCCGGCCCTTTCCATTGAGGCGCAAACGGTCGTCTTCTGTCGCGGGTTCGATGCGGGTACGGACCCGTGGTTCGGGTCCATCAAGTTCAACGCGGCCAAGGGCGAGATCCTTACCGTGCGCGTCCCCGGACTCGCAGAGAACCGTGTGATTCACCGCGGGATCTGGCTCGCCCCGATTGGTGATGAAGTGTTCCGCGTCGGGGCGACTTACACCTGGGAACCGCTCGATTCGCACCCCACCGCGGAGGGGCGGGCGGAGATCGAGTCCCGGTTGCGTGCGTTCCTGCGGTTACCGTTTGAAGTGCTCGACCACCACGCCGCCGTGCGCCCCGTGATCGATGCGGGGCTTCCCGTGCTGGGCCGGCACCCCGAGTACCCACAACTGGCGTACTTCAACGGACTCGGCTCGAAGGGGTCGCTGCTCGCCCCGTTCTTTGCCGACCAGTTCGCAGCCCACCTGTGCGGCACGGGCGAAATCGATCCCGAAGTGAACGTGCGGAAGGCGCTACACCGCCTCTAA
- a CDS encoding GNAT family N-acetyltransferase: MNIRTFQPGDEATQAALFNVAAFALPGFKAATAEDVKRRTRARGFDPGARFYAEEGGQVVGYCVLEPDQGRVSVPWCRKGFESAAGPLLDTALAAARARGLNTVFAAYRRDWEPVLTFLADRGFVVAREIVNFWADPVDLPTLVNRSKLPIDRLRQTDLPAVAAMGRGLLRLPDEKLESYFFANPYFPAEALLVLRGADDAPVAIGIGLESSTYADVKKVDPNAPCFRLGAFGTEGLNTKRVNGLFSFMVADPGRALTAGLALLSEASQEMTEGTVTALAAQCPSDAPHLTSFYTRYFKEHGRFPVLEKRLA, translated from the coding sequence GTGAACATTCGCACCTTTCAACCCGGCGACGAGGCCACGCAAGCGGCGCTGTTCAACGTCGCCGCGTTCGCGCTGCCCGGTTTCAAGGCCGCTACCGCAGAAGACGTGAAGCGGCGCACCCGGGCGCGGGGGTTCGATCCCGGGGCGCGGTTCTACGCAGAAGAGGGCGGACAGGTCGTCGGGTACTGCGTGCTCGAACCGGACCAGGGGCGCGTGAGCGTGCCGTGGTGCCGCAAGGGGTTTGAGTCCGCCGCCGGTCCGCTGCTCGACACGGCCCTGGCCGCCGCCCGCGCACGCGGACTGAACACGGTGTTCGCGGCCTACCGCCGGGACTGGGAACCGGTCCTGACGTTCCTCGCGGACCGCGGCTTCGTCGTTGCACGCGAAATTGTGAACTTCTGGGCCGATCCGGTCGATCTACCCACGCTCGTGAACCGGAGCAAGTTGCCGATCGACCGGCTGCGCCAAACGGACCTCCCCGCGGTCGCCGCGATGGGCCGGGGGCTTCTCCGCCTTCCGGACGAGAAGCTCGAAAGTTATTTCTTCGCCAACCCGTACTTCCCTGCGGAGGCGCTTCTGGTTCTCCGTGGGGCGGACGATGCGCCGGTCGCGATCGGGATCGGCCTCGAAAGCTCCACCTACGCGGACGTCAAGAAAGTGGACCCGAACGCCCCGTGCTTCCGGCTCGGCGCGTTCGGCACCGAAGGATTGAACACGAAGCGCGTCAACGGGCTGTTCAGTTTCATGGTCGCGGACCCGGGCCGCGCGCTGACGGCGGGGTTGGCTCTGCTCTCCGAGGCATCGCAGGAGATGACCGAGGGCACCGTCACCGCACTGGCGGCCCAGTGCCCGTCGGACGCCCCACACCTGACCTCCTTCTACACGCGGTACTTCAAAGAACACGGCCGCTTCCCGGTGCTGGAGAAGCGATTGGCCTAA
- a CDS encoding GNAT family N-acetyltransferase has translation MGTVAFPLRPATRADLPRLCDLIDQSVRALSAGYYTPAQIESALRFVFGPDTQLIADQTYFVIESESGELAAAGGWSRRRTLYGGDQMKATDDPLLDPATEPARIRAFFVHPAWARRGLARQLFERCASDAQRVGFHTLELMATLPGEPLYLALGFTPVERTTTELPDGETLPLVRMTRPLPATS, from the coding sequence GTGGGGACTGTCGCATTTCCACTGAGGCCCGCGACCCGCGCCGACCTGCCCCGCTTGTGCGACCTCATCGACCAGTCGGTGCGAGCGCTTAGTGCGGGCTACTACACCCCCGCACAAATCGAGAGCGCGCTTCGGTTCGTGTTCGGGCCAGATACACAGTTGATTGCGGATCAGACCTACTTCGTTATCGAAAGCGAAAGTGGAGAACTGGCCGCCGCGGGCGGGTGGAGCCGGCGCCGAACGCTCTACGGTGGCGACCAAATGAAAGCAACCGATGACCCGCTTTTAGACCCCGCGACCGAACCGGCCCGAATTCGAGCGTTCTTCGTTCACCCCGCGTGGGCGCGACGCGGACTGGCGCGGCAGTTGTTCGAGCGCTGTGCGTCTGACGCGCAGCGGGTCGGGTTCCACACACTGGAACTCATGGCCACGCTGCCGGGCGAGCCACTTTACTTGGCGCTGGGCTTCACGCCCGTCGAAAGAACCACGACAGAGTTGCCCGACGGCGAAACGCTCCCACTCGTACGTATGACACGACCACTTCCCGCTACATCCTGA
- a CDS encoding DUF6939 family protein: MPIIVESRRKKPATLTKLWPGASIVDVTSKGPEPWVRFSPFFPHGGIPIPNSPQQTAASVEGLWQGLKVFEKEDIDSSKWAIATMRGIKRAGRSRGAVRGHRFGVSGDEIIDYRDARVRIYLPAYRWILENRLTRELEQLRAAVNDGTVVLLDYETNADVEDLTSPLSHAALVKHYLENTWPASNHAS; encoded by the coding sequence ATGCCCATTATCGTGGAGAGCCGCCGAAAGAAGCCTGCCACTCTCACGAAGTTGTGGCCCGGCGCGAGCATTGTTGACGTCACGTCGAAGGGGCCGGAGCCGTGGGTGCGGTTCAGCCCGTTCTTCCCGCACGGCGGAATCCCGATTCCGAACAGCCCTCAACAAACTGCCGCCTCGGTGGAAGGGTTATGGCAGGGGCTGAAAGTGTTCGAAAAGGAGGACATCGACTCATCAAAGTGGGCTATCGCTACCATGCGCGGCATCAAGCGAGCGGGGAGAAGTCGCGGGGCCGTTCGTGGACATCGATTCGGCGTAAGTGGCGATGAAATAATTGATTATCGCGATGCGCGGGTCCGGATTTACTTGCCCGCATACAGATGGATACTGGAGAACCGATTAACGCGGGAACTGGAGCAACTTCGCGCGGCAGTTAACGACGGGACGGTTGTGTTGCTCGACTACGAGACGAACGCGGATGTCGAAGATTTGACGAGTCCGCTCTCACACGCGGCCCTCGTAAAGCATTACCTCGAAAACACTTGGCCCGCGTCGAATCACGCATCTTGA
- the rnc gene encoding ribonuclease III produces the protein MPARIYVPVIMPPSDTLTNNRERTVLENCQEAIGYRFLKPELLRSALTHTSSANTRAASNERLEFLGDSVLGLVTCEQLYQRFPEYQEGDLTKVKSAVVSRKTCARFSQEIGLGDFLFLGRGVHTHGEMPLNILANVFESLVAAIFLDGGWGAAREFILRFITPEVERVARDAISSNAKSQLQTVTQREYGDTPRYFLLDEQGPDNNKCFKVAAQVHDERFPAAWGSTKKEAELKAAMNALAHIHGEPLPFPPA, from the coding sequence TTGCCCGCCCGCATTTATGTACCCGTTATCATGCCTCCTTCGGACACACTCACTAACAACCGGGAACGCACGGTCCTCGAAAACTGCCAGGAAGCGATCGGGTACCGGTTTTTGAAGCCGGAACTGCTCCGGTCGGCCCTCACGCACACGTCCAGTGCGAATACGCGGGCGGCGTCCAACGAGCGGCTGGAGTTCCTCGGCGACAGCGTGCTGGGGTTGGTCACCTGTGAGCAACTCTATCAGCGGTTCCCCGAATACCAGGAAGGCGACCTCACGAAAGTGAAGTCGGCCGTCGTCAGCCGTAAAACCTGTGCGCGATTCAGCCAGGAAATCGGCCTCGGCGACTTCCTGTTCCTCGGCCGAGGAGTCCACACCCATGGCGAGATGCCGCTAAACATTCTCGCCAACGTCTTCGAGTCGCTCGTCGCGGCCATCTTCCTTGATGGCGGCTGGGGCGCGGCCCGCGAGTTCATCCTGCGGTTCATCACGCCCGAGGTCGAGCGCGTGGCCCGGGATGCCATCTCCTCGAACGCCAAGTCACAGTTGCAAACCGTGACGCAGCGCGAGTACGGCGACACCCCGCGTTACTTCCTCCTCGACGAACAGGGGCCGGACAACAACAAGTGTTTCAAAGTCGCGGCACAGGTCCACGACGAGCGGTTCCCGGCGGCTTGGGGGAGCACCAAGAAGGAAGCCGAACTCAAGGCCGCAATGAACGCGCTGGCCCACATTCACGGCGAACCGCTCCCGTTCCCGCCGGCCTGA
- the plsY gene encoding glycerol-3-phosphate 1-O-acyltransferase PlsY, with amino-acid sequence MSPFVAALVPIVVAYLIGALPFGYLVGRARGVNLFHAGSGNIGATNAARVLGRSFGVLVFVLDFLKGVAPVAAAVPLANALDAGAATAFGAPDVVRVGAAALAFLGHLFPVYLGFRGGKGVATGAGTVFVLVPISAALSILTWVVVLFASRFVSLASLAAGTVLVVAHLVSAPAPLGENALPSTLYLVIGTALVFVKHRANAKRLLAGTENAVGEFSMRQTVLRSIHVLALGLWFGGAAFFNFGTATAIFASFKDVVNAGPSDRTAHQVIIPADAPQEQKNALASALAGSAVGPVFPRYFAMQAVCSVIALLTALSWWKLGGVHRWRVLVIAFALATVAVAWPISDEVTRLRLLRFNPDSAIADTAKAGFASWHLVSLGLSFVTVSAAGVALALAGRLPADAKSAV; translated from the coding sequence ATGTCGCCGTTCGTTGCTGCTCTCGTTCCCATCGTTGTGGCTTATCTGATTGGTGCGCTCCCGTTCGGTTATCTCGTGGGCCGCGCCCGCGGGGTGAACCTCTTTCACGCCGGGAGCGGGAACATCGGCGCCACGAACGCGGCCCGCGTGCTCGGCCGGTCGTTCGGTGTGCTCGTATTCGTGCTCGATTTCCTGAAGGGCGTCGCGCCGGTTGCGGCGGCGGTGCCGCTGGCGAACGCGCTCGATGCGGGTGCGGCGACCGCTTTCGGCGCGCCGGACGTGGTCCGCGTGGGGGCCGCAGCACTCGCGTTCCTCGGGCACCTGTTCCCGGTGTATCTGGGGTTCCGTGGAGGGAAGGGCGTCGCGACCGGGGCCGGAACCGTGTTCGTCCTCGTGCCGATCTCGGCCGCGCTCTCGATACTAACGTGGGTGGTCGTGCTGTTCGCATCGCGCTTCGTGTCGCTCGCGTCGCTCGCGGCGGGCACGGTTCTGGTGGTCGCGCACCTCGTGAGTGCGCCGGCGCCCTTGGGCGAAAACGCGCTGCCGAGCACACTCTATCTCGTCATTGGCACCGCGCTGGTTTTTGTAAAGCACAGGGCCAACGCGAAGCGGCTGCTCGCGGGGACCGAGAACGCGGTGGGGGAGTTTTCGATGCGACAGACCGTTTTGCGGAGCATTCACGTACTCGCGCTCGGACTCTGGTTCGGGGGCGCTGCGTTCTTCAACTTCGGCACCGCGACGGCCATCTTTGCGTCGTTCAAAGACGTGGTGAACGCGGGGCCGTCGGACCGGACCGCGCACCAAGTCATTATTCCGGCCGACGCGCCGCAAGAGCAGAAGAACGCGCTCGCGAGTGCGCTGGCCGGGTCCGCGGTCGGGCCGGTGTTCCCGCGGTACTTCGCGATGCAAGCCGTGTGTAGTGTGATCGCGCTGCTCACGGCCCTGAGCTGGTGGAAACTCGGCGGCGTTCACCGCTGGCGCGTGCTCGTAATTGCGTTTGCGCTCGCGACCGTCGCAGTAGCGTGGCCGATTTCGGACGAAGTGACCCGGCTGCGCTTGTTGCGCTTTAACCCTGATAGTGCGATCGCCGACACTGCAAAAGCTGGGTTCGCGTCGTGGCACTTGGTCAGTTTGGGGCTGAGCTTCGTGACCGTGAGCGCTGCGGGTGTGGCGCTTGCACTCGCCGGTCGGCTGCCGGCGGATGCGAAATCTGCCGTATAA
- a CDS encoding metallophosphoesterase family protein, whose product MRAILSDVHGNIEALDAVLADIARLPVSSVTSLGDIVGYGPNPIECVERAMTWNLNILGNHDHAVLFDPFGFSPTAEKAALWTRAVLESARRDDMWAFLSERPKQSRDGAFLFVHGSARSPTNEYVFPEDVYNVTKMTKIGEQIERYCFAGHTHVPGVFIEPEPGAQWQFLSPEEIDYTWRLDDRKTIVNVGSVGQPRDANWRACYVTLDGLNLVFRRVQYDVEKTVAKIYSVPELNDFLGDRLREGR is encoded by the coding sequence ATGCGGGCGATTCTGAGCGACGTTCACGGCAACATTGAGGCGCTCGACGCGGTCCTCGCCGACATCGCGCGGCTCCCGGTGTCGTCCGTCACGAGCTTGGGCGACATCGTGGGCTACGGCCCGAACCCGATCGAGTGCGTCGAGCGGGCGATGACCTGGAACCTCAACATTCTGGGCAACCACGACCACGCGGTCCTGTTCGACCCGTTCGGGTTCAGCCCGACCGCGGAAAAGGCCGCGCTCTGGACCCGCGCGGTCCTGGAGAGCGCCCGGCGCGACGACATGTGGGCGTTCCTCTCCGAGCGCCCCAAGCAGTCCCGCGACGGCGCGTTCCTCTTCGTCCACGGGTCCGCTCGCAGTCCTACCAACGAGTACGTCTTCCCCGAGGACGTTTACAACGTCACGAAGATGACGAAGATCGGCGAGCAGATCGAGCGCTACTGCTTCGCGGGGCACACGCACGTCCCCGGCGTGTTCATCGAGCCGGAACCGGGCGCCCAGTGGCAGTTCCTCTCCCCGGAAGAGATCGACTACACCTGGCGCCTCGACGACCGCAAGACGATCGTGAACGTCGGCTCGGTGGGCCAGCCGCGCGACGCGAACTGGCGCGCGTGCTACGTGACGCTCGACGGGCTCAACTTGGTCTTCCGGCGCGTACAATACGACGTGGAGAAGACCGTGGCGAAAATCTACTCGGTGCCCGAATTAAACGACTTCCTCGGCGACCGATTGCGCGAGGGTCGGTAA